The following are from one region of the Osmia bicornis bicornis chromosome 8, iOsmBic2.1, whole genome shotgun sequence genome:
- the LOC114873700 gene encoding alpha-N-acetylglucosaminidase, with the protein MLFHSLLASIVTTFWLVDVSCQDAFQATLGHVKPRISPEVQAEAAKGVAERLLGIERARLFAMTVDPNCGPIGKDTFVIRKNSLEQIEIVGTSGVAVTWGLHYYLKRYCNIHVSWEGNQLNLPNTLPNVNVNVTSNDRFRYYQNVCTLGYSSAWWKWDDWERNIDWMVLNGINLALAFNGQEAIWERVYLQLNFTRDEINDHFGGPAFLPWSRMGNIRGFGGPLTPTWHEQSIRLQHQILQRMRSLGMTPVLPAFAGHVPRAFPRLFPKANVTKLSSWNQFSDKYCCPYLLTPTDPLFQQIGQQFLKTYIEEFGTDHVYNCDTFNENEPYTSELKFLKNVGHSIFAAMNNVDPNAIWLMQGWLFFHDLLFWTEPRVEAFLTSVPVGRLIVLDLQSEQFPQYTRLKSYYGQPFIWCMLHNFGGTLGMFGSAQIINYRVFEGRSMKNSTMIGTGLTPEGINQNYVIYELMNEMAYRRKPVNLDNWFENYASRRYGVWNEYAVIAWKNLGKTVYNYNGYQKIRGKYVISQRPSLNLSPWTWYKRETFYNTWYVFLQARHGRRNSTLYRHDVVDLTRQALQLKADEIYPALVDSFKKKNVTGFKYHADSLLELFDDLELILASGKNFLLGRWIESAKSLAGNDEELRLYEYNARNQITLWGPRGEIRDYANKQWSGIAADYFKRRWAIFLDSLENVLTKGTTLNTTRINERIFQEVEEPFTLSTKLYPTDEIGDCIDIATNLLSKWYKTSYKDSKTLTMNRRREWERV; encoded by the exons ATGCTGTTCCATTCATTGTTAGCTTCTATCGTTACGACTTTCTGGCTCGTCGATGTATCCTGTCAGGATG CTTTTCAGGCTACTCTGGGCCACGTGAAACCCCGGATTTCACCGGAAGTGCAGGCTGAAGCGGCTAAGGGTGTCGCTGAAAGGCTTCTGGGCATCGAACGGGCACGATTGTTCGCGATGACTGTAGATCCTAACTGTGGACCCATTGGAAAAGATACCTTTGTG ATAAGGAAAAATTCCCTCGAGCAAATTGAGATTGTTGGTACTTCCGGTGTGGCTGTGACTTGGGGTTTGCATTACTACTTGAAACGCTATTGCAACATTCATGTATCATGGGAGGGCAACCAACTGAATCTCCCAAACACTCTGCCAAATGTTAATGTAAATGTCACATCGAACgacag GTTCAGGTACTATCAGAACGTGTGCACCCTTGGGTACAGTTCTGCATGGTGGAAATGGGACGATTGGGAAAGGAACATCGACTGGATGGTCCTTAATGGAATCAATTTGGCTCTTGCTTTTAATGGACAAGAGGCTATCTGGGAGAGAGTATACCTCCAATTGAATTTCACTCGAGACGAGATTAACGATCACTTTGGAGGACCTGCGTTTTTGCCTTG GTCTAGAATGGGCAATATTCGTGGTTTCGGCGGTCCATTAACCCCTACTTGGCACGAACAATCGATTCGCCTGCAACATCAAATCCTTCAAAGGATGAGGAGCCTAGGAATGACACCTGTTCTACCTGCATTCGCAGGACACGTGCCCAGAGCATTTCCCAGATTGTTCCCCAAAGCGAATGTCACCAAGCTTTCATCTTGGAATCAATTTTCAGATAAATATTGTTG CCCTTATCTTCTGACACCCACAGATCCACTGTTTCAACAAATTGGACAACAGTTTCTGAAAACT TACATCGAGGAGTTTGGTACCGATCATGTGTACAATTGCGATACTTTCAATGAAAACGAGCCGTACACCAGTGAACTGAAGTTCTTAAAAAATGTTGGACACTCGATTTTCGCGGCTATGAACAATGTTGATCCAAACGCGATATG gcTGATGCAAGGCTGGTTGTTCTTCCACGATTTATTGTTCTGGACAGAACCTAGGGTCGAAGCTTTCTTAACTTCAGTACCGGTG GGAAGACTGATAGTGTTGGACCTTCAATCCGAACAATTTCCTCAGTACACTAGATTGAAATCGTATTATGGGCAGCCATTCATTTGGTGCATGTTGCACAACTTTGGTGGCACTCTTGGAATGTTTGGTTCAgctcaaattattaattac CGAGTCTTCGAAGGAAGAAGTATGAAGAACAGTACAATGATTGGAACAGGTTTAACGCCAGAGGGTATCAATCAAAATTATGTTATCTACGAATTGATGAATGAGATGGCTTATCGTCGGAAACCGGTCAATTTAGACAActg GTTCGAGAACTATGCTAGTAGAAGATACGGTGTTTGGAACGAGTATGCTGTGATAGCATGGAAGAATTTAGGGAAGACCGTGTATAATTATAATGGTTACCAAAAAATTCGAgggaaatatgtaattagtcaACGACCAAGCTTAAATCTCTCACCTTGG ACGTGGTACAAACGTGAGACATTCTACAACACGTGGTACGTCTTTCTTCAAGCAAGGCATGGAAGAAGAAATAGCACCCTGTATAGACACGATGTGGTTGATTTAACGAGACAAGCCCTTCAATTAAAAGCAGACGAAATCTACCCTGCTTTGGTTGATTCGTTTAAAAAGAAGAACGTTACTGGGTTCAA ATACCATGCTGATTCACTCCTGGAATTATTCGACGACTTAGAATTAATATTAGCATCCGGGAAGAACTTCCTGTTGGGTAGATGGATAGAATCAGCCAAAAGTCTGGCTGGCAACGATGAGGAACTACGTCTCTACGAATACAATGCAAGAAACCAGATTACATTATGGGGACCACGAGGAGAGATAAGAGACTATGCGAACAAACAATGGTCCGGAATTGCTGCGGATTACTTCAAACGACGTTGGGCCATTTTCCTCGATAGTCTTGAGAACGTTCTGACTAAAGGGACGACGTTAAATACCACAAGAATCAACGAGCGAATATTTCAAGAAGTAGAGGAGCCATTCACTCTTTCCACTAAACTTTATCCAACGGATGAGATAG GTGACTGTATTGATATAGCAACGAATCTTCTGTCCAAATGGTATAAAACATCGTACAAAGACAGTAAAACGTTAACAATGAATAGGAGACGAGAATGGGAAAGAGTATAA